One Bufo gargarizans isolate SCDJY-AF-19 chromosome 3, ASM1485885v1, whole genome shotgun sequence DNA segment encodes these proteins:
- the TBX2 gene encoding T-box transcription factor TBX2 isoform X2: MRDPTFPGTAMAYHPFHAPRPADFPMSAFLAATQPSFFPTLALPPATLGKPLTDPSLAGAAEAGLHVSALGHHHQAAHLRSLKSLEPEEEVEDDPKVNLEAKELWDQFHKLGTEMVITKSGRRMFPPFKVRVSGLDKKAKYILLMDIVAADDCRYKFHNSRWMVAGKADPEMPKRMYIHPDSPATGEQWMAKPVAFHKLKLTNNISDKHGFTILNSMHKYQPRFHIVRANDILKLPYSTFRTYVFPETDFIAVTAYQNDKITQLKIDNNPFAKGFRDTGNGRREKRKQLTLPSLRMYEEQCKADRDGAESDASSCDPAPGRDSMHSPLGTEPSPLRLSRTNRDEKYGADSDQELERREVRIARGHSSPGGSPSTPSSPRLEERVREKPTLEKKTESPESRKDNESSLFSVRSLEKDKLESRRKEDSKAVETECGGLSKETFSPLMVQTDSPPQLTASHLQSLALSGFHGQQFFNPLSAGQPLFIHPGQFAMAPGAFSAMGMGHLLASMAGAGGLDNASLSSVQGAAATPFPFHLSQHMLASQGIPMPTFGGLFPYPYTYMAAAAAAASAMPATSAAATTMPRNPFLSSTRPRLRFSPYQMPVGIPPSTNLLTTGLPASLNPGSESSKPGSSRESSPIPDTPVHKRTHSRSLSPKSSMKDSMNELQNIQRLVSGLESQREVSPGRETPK, from the exons ATGAGAGATCCAACCTTCCCGGGGACTGCCATGGCTTACCACCCTTTCCACGCTCCTAGACCAGCCGATTTCCCTATGTCAGCTTTCCTTGCGGCCACACAGCCTTCCTTCTTCCCGACTCTGGCTCTGCCCCCGGCCACCCTAGGAAAGCCCCTCACTGACCCCAGCCTGGCTGGAGCCGCTGAAGCTGGGCTGCACGTCTCGGCCCTGGGACACCACCACCAAGCGGCTCATCTGCGCTCACTTAAGAGCCTGGAaccagaggaggaggtggaggacgaCCCCAAAGTCAACCTGGAAGCCAAGGAGCTGTGGGACCAGTTCCATAAACTGGGCACTGAAATGGTCATCACCAAGTCTGGAAG GAGGATGTTCCCCCCATTTAAAGTGCGGGTCAGTGGTCTGGACAAGAAGGCCAAGTACATTCTGTTAATGGATATAGTGGCGGCGGATGACTGTCGCTATAAGTTCCATAACTCTCGTTGGATGGTGGCTGGAAAGGCTGACCCTGAGATGCCCAAGCGCATGTACATCCACCCCGACAGCCCAGCCACCGGGGAGCAATGGATGGCCAAACCTGTTGCCTTTCACAAGCTCAAGCTCACAAACAATATCTCTGACAAGCATGGCTTT ACCATCCTAAACTCCATGCATAAATACCAGCCCAGGTTTCATATCGTGAGAGCTAATGATATTTTGAAGCTCCCCTATAGCACTTTCAGGACTTATGTGTTCCCAGAGACTGACTTCATAGCAGTGACCGCTTATCAGAATGATAAG ATTACACAACTTAAAATCGACAACAATCCCTTTGCTAAAGGATTTCGAGATACGGGTAATGGAAGACGAGAAAAgag AAAACAGCTAACGCTGCCCTCCCTGCGGATGTATGAGGAGCAGTGCAAGGCAGACAGGGATGGGGCCGAATCTGACGCCTCCTCGTGTGATCCTGCCCCGGGCAGGGATAGCATGCACTCTCCTCTGGGTACAGAGCCCAGTCCCCTGAGACTCAGCCGCACTAATAGAG ATGAGAAGTATGGAGCAGACAGCGATCAGGAGCTGGAGAGGCGAGAAGTCCGGATCGCCAGGGGTCACAGCAGCCCTGGGGGAAGCCCCTCTACTCCCAGCAGCCCCCGATTAGAAGAGAGGGTCAGGGAGAAGCCCACTCTAGAAAAGAAGACTGAGTCTCCTGAAAGCCGAAAGGATAATGAGAGCAGCCTCTTCAGCGTCCGGAGTTTAGAGAAGGACAAACTGGAGAGCAGGAGAAAAGAGGACTCCAAGGCTGTGGAGACAGAGTGCGGGGGGCTGAGTAAAGAAACCTTTTCCCCCCTCATGGTACAGACTGACAGCCCTCCACAGCTCACTGCTAGTCACCTGCAGAGCCTGGCTCTTTCTGGCTTTCATGGGCAGCAGTTCTTTAACCCCTTGAGTGCTGGACAACCCTTGTTCATCCACCCAGGACAATTTGCTATGGCTCCTGGAGCCTTCTCCGCCATGGGCATGGGACATTTATTAGCGTCTATGGCTGGGGCAGGTGGCCTGGACAATGCAAGTCTGTCCTCAGTACAAGGAGCCGCAGCGACACCCTTCCCTTTCCACCTCTCTCAGCACATGCTGGCCTCTCAG GGAATTCCAATGCCCACATTTGGAGGGCTCTTCCCATACCCATACACCTACATGGCAGCTGCTGCAGCTGCCGCCTCTGCTATGCCAGCCACAagcgctgctgccaccaccatgccaaGGAACCCTTTTCTTAGTAGTACACGCCCTCGTCTGCGCTTTAGCCCATACCAGATGCCAGTGGGCATTCCTCCCAGCACAAACCTGCTGACCACTGGATTGCCAGCAAGCCTCAACCCTGGATCAGAGAGCTCCAAACCAGGAAGCAGCCGGGAATCCAGCCCCATCCCAGACACTCCTGTCCACAAGAGAACCCACTCTAGATCCTTGTCCCCGAAGAGCTCCATGAAGGATTCCATGAACGAATTACAGAACATCCAGAGACTGGTCAGTGGTCTGGAGAGTCAGAGAGAGGTCTCTCCAGGAAGAGAGACCCCTAAGTGA
- the TBX2 gene encoding T-box transcription factor TBX2 isoform X1 — MRDPTFPGTAMAYHPFHAPRPADFPMSAFLAATQPSFFPTLALPPATLGKPLTDPSLAGAAEAGLHVSALGHHHQAAHLRSLKSLEPEEEVEDDPKVNLEAKELWDQFHKLGTEMVITKSGRRMFPPFKVRVSGLDKKAKYILLMDIVAADDCRYKFHNSRWMVAGKADPEMPKRMYIHPDSPATGEQWMAKPVAFHKLKLTNNISDKHGFVSTDTILNSMHKYQPRFHIVRANDILKLPYSTFRTYVFPETDFIAVTAYQNDKITQLKIDNNPFAKGFRDTGNGRREKRKQLTLPSLRMYEEQCKADRDGAESDASSCDPAPGRDSMHSPLGTEPSPLRLSRTNRDEKYGADSDQELERREVRIARGHSSPGGSPSTPSSPRLEERVREKPTLEKKTESPESRKDNESSLFSVRSLEKDKLESRRKEDSKAVETECGGLSKETFSPLMVQTDSPPQLTASHLQSLALSGFHGQQFFNPLSAGQPLFIHPGQFAMAPGAFSAMGMGHLLASMAGAGGLDNASLSSVQGAAATPFPFHLSQHMLASQGIPMPTFGGLFPYPYTYMAAAAAAASAMPATSAAATTMPRNPFLSSTRPRLRFSPYQMPVGIPPSTNLLTTGLPASLNPGSESSKPGSSRESSPIPDTPVHKRTHSRSLSPKSSMKDSMNELQNIQRLVSGLESQREVSPGRETPK; from the exons ATGAGAGATCCAACCTTCCCGGGGACTGCCATGGCTTACCACCCTTTCCACGCTCCTAGACCAGCCGATTTCCCTATGTCAGCTTTCCTTGCGGCCACACAGCCTTCCTTCTTCCCGACTCTGGCTCTGCCCCCGGCCACCCTAGGAAAGCCCCTCACTGACCCCAGCCTGGCTGGAGCCGCTGAAGCTGGGCTGCACGTCTCGGCCCTGGGACACCACCACCAAGCGGCTCATCTGCGCTCACTTAAGAGCCTGGAaccagaggaggaggtggaggacgaCCCCAAAGTCAACCTGGAAGCCAAGGAGCTGTGGGACCAGTTCCATAAACTGGGCACTGAAATGGTCATCACCAAGTCTGGAAG GAGGATGTTCCCCCCATTTAAAGTGCGGGTCAGTGGTCTGGACAAGAAGGCCAAGTACATTCTGTTAATGGATATAGTGGCGGCGGATGACTGTCGCTATAAGTTCCATAACTCTCGTTGGATGGTGGCTGGAAAGGCTGACCCTGAGATGCCCAAGCGCATGTACATCCACCCCGACAGCCCAGCCACCGGGGAGCAATGGATGGCCAAACCTGTTGCCTTTCACAAGCTCAAGCTCACAAACAATATCTCTGACAAGCATGGCTTTGTGAGTACAGAT ACCATCCTAAACTCCATGCATAAATACCAGCCCAGGTTTCATATCGTGAGAGCTAATGATATTTTGAAGCTCCCCTATAGCACTTTCAGGACTTATGTGTTCCCAGAGACTGACTTCATAGCAGTGACCGCTTATCAGAATGATAAG ATTACACAACTTAAAATCGACAACAATCCCTTTGCTAAAGGATTTCGAGATACGGGTAATGGAAGACGAGAAAAgag AAAACAGCTAACGCTGCCCTCCCTGCGGATGTATGAGGAGCAGTGCAAGGCAGACAGGGATGGGGCCGAATCTGACGCCTCCTCGTGTGATCCTGCCCCGGGCAGGGATAGCATGCACTCTCCTCTGGGTACAGAGCCCAGTCCCCTGAGACTCAGCCGCACTAATAGAG ATGAGAAGTATGGAGCAGACAGCGATCAGGAGCTGGAGAGGCGAGAAGTCCGGATCGCCAGGGGTCACAGCAGCCCTGGGGGAAGCCCCTCTACTCCCAGCAGCCCCCGATTAGAAGAGAGGGTCAGGGAGAAGCCCACTCTAGAAAAGAAGACTGAGTCTCCTGAAAGCCGAAAGGATAATGAGAGCAGCCTCTTCAGCGTCCGGAGTTTAGAGAAGGACAAACTGGAGAGCAGGAGAAAAGAGGACTCCAAGGCTGTGGAGACAGAGTGCGGGGGGCTGAGTAAAGAAACCTTTTCCCCCCTCATGGTACAGACTGACAGCCCTCCACAGCTCACTGCTAGTCACCTGCAGAGCCTGGCTCTTTCTGGCTTTCATGGGCAGCAGTTCTTTAACCCCTTGAGTGCTGGACAACCCTTGTTCATCCACCCAGGACAATTTGCTATGGCTCCTGGAGCCTTCTCCGCCATGGGCATGGGACATTTATTAGCGTCTATGGCTGGGGCAGGTGGCCTGGACAATGCAAGTCTGTCCTCAGTACAAGGAGCCGCAGCGACACCCTTCCCTTTCCACCTCTCTCAGCACATGCTGGCCTCTCAG GGAATTCCAATGCCCACATTTGGAGGGCTCTTCCCATACCCATACACCTACATGGCAGCTGCTGCAGCTGCCGCCTCTGCTATGCCAGCCACAagcgctgctgccaccaccatgccaaGGAACCCTTTTCTTAGTAGTACACGCCCTCGTCTGCGCTTTAGCCCATACCAGATGCCAGTGGGCATTCCTCCCAGCACAAACCTGCTGACCACTGGATTGCCAGCAAGCCTCAACCCTGGATCAGAGAGCTCCAAACCAGGAAGCAGCCGGGAATCCAGCCCCATCCCAGACACTCCTGTCCACAAGAGAACCCACTCTAGATCCTTGTCCCCGAAGAGCTCCATGAAGGATTCCATGAACGAATTACAGAACATCCAGAGACTGGTCAGTGGTCTGGAGAGTCAGAGAGAGGTCTCTCCAGGAAGAGAGACCCCTAAGTGA